DNA sequence from the Rattus rattus isolate New Zealand chromosome 2, Rrattus_CSIRO_v1, whole genome shotgun sequence genome:
GAAGGCATCTGTTCCACTGATTCTGACTGGGTTTCTTCATTAGAAACAGGGTTAGTCTTGTGATTTCCCTCCTCGCTGTTCTGAGCTACAGCCCTGACCTCCGACAGCGCGTTCATTTTGTTCTGTGCATCCTGCACGAATCTCTGGCAGTAAGCGTCCATGGGCTTTGCAAAGCCAGTCAATGTGTGTATGTTGTCAGCAGAAGGGCTTTTCTTCAGGGGAGACTCCAGGCCTTTTCCAAGCTCACGTCCATGACCAACAGTAGCTTCCGAGGGAGCATGGATGCTAACGTCGGTGCTGCTAGCCGACTGGGACCGGCTGCCTAACCGAGGAGCTGAGGCGATGATGCCACAGCTCGGGAGAAGGTAGTCTGTTGGCCCTGCGCTCTCCAAAGAGTTGGCTAGCTGCTTGTCTTCCTCCGACTTGGAGTTTGTAAGGAGTTCGTCAGAGTGGTATGAGTCATTATCTGAGGACACGTCCCCATCAGACTCCCCCTGGACCTTATTACCCATCACTCCTGGGTTCTCCATGGTCTCAAGACTACTATCTGATTTCCAAAGGTTGACTTTTAAGTTTGGTTTTAGAAAGTTCACTTTCATTTCAGGCTTTGTAAAGTTTCCTAATTTGCGTAGGTTGCCAATGTTCACATTGGATTTGGTCTGCTTTACTTTTTGATTTAGAGATGAAAATTTGCTCATTAAAAAGCTTTTCCCCTGGGCCAGAGAGCCTTGGTTTTGAGATCTGATACCAATGATGTCTTCATGaggcttgctgctcttcctgtcagtggaaaagaaaaaaagtcagttCCTCATGCAATTCAAAATAACCCGGGTCAACAAAACTCCACCATACAAACGGCGGTGGGCGGTGGGCAGTGTTTTCAGTTAGGGATGTAACTGAAACTTTCTAGCAgctaagaaaaaaggagaaagaaaaaagatggaattAAAAAGTTTTACTTACATTAAAAATACTATACCTCGATATAGATATATAAGAAGATttgtattttggggtttttttttgttgttgttgttttttgtttttgcaccAGGTCTGCACAGTGGTCAGTGTGCAGTCGGTCATGTGATCACAGCATACCTGAACTGGGACTGGTCACATTTCAAAGGCCAGGGCCTCGGGTGGCATCCTGAGAAGCACAAGGCTAATGCATGCTGAGTGACACTGACCTCTCGAGTTTCCTCTCGATTATGGGCACATGCAGCCCCATGGCCTGCTTGGTGATCTGCAGCATCTCCGCAATGCACTGGAGAGTATCTGAAACCCAAGCACAGCTCTCAGCAGCCGCCCCAGACACTCCCACAGCCTGCAGCCAGCCTGGCCACAGACCAAACACTAGTCTATGCCTGCACCTACAGAGAACTTGTTCACATTCTCCACCCTACCGATTCAAAGTGTTCCagatggtatttttttaaaggtaaagttTTATGTGCTCTGCCTTCTCACACCTAATGCTAAAAACAGACCATGTACTTCTGCCTTTGCCAGTGCACaggacaaaagcaaacaagcGAACAAGCCTGCAGTTTAAGTTCAGGGTGAAGCTAGAGCAGAACATGAATTCTCTGTGTTACACCACCGAAACCACAAAGAACGCCATCAAGCAGAGTAAGCACTATCTGCTGTGTTTACACATAGCTAAGTGGACCATATCAAATGGCCCCATATTCCAAGAGGGGCTCTGATTGAAATGAGTCACCTGCTCGCAAGAGCTGGTCAGAAATGTCCACTGAAGCTCTGACTTTCTTGGTTTGATTCGTTCCCTAAGGGCAGCTGCACTCGCATCTTCAGTCTGAGGCTCAGAGTACCTGGGCATGAAGCACGGTGTATGAGGCTCAGCTGCACTCGCATCTTCAGTCTGAGGCTCAGAGTACCCGGGCATGAAGCACGGTGTATGAGGCTCAGCTGCATCCTTTGGGAATACTCAGGATGTTGCTGCAGCCTCTCCAGACTTCTTTgccaataaaaacaaaggagGCACAGCAGAGGTTGGTGTGAGGTAAGGTCATCCTGACACACACGGTGCAGCTGTAGGACCCCTGCTCACTGTGGCTGCAGTGCCTGAAGCACAGCCATGTCCCATGTTTTCTTTGTAGACTTTATTTCTTCAATCTGTTATATCTGTTCCTTCAACCTCTGGGAAGGATTCACTTCCAGGATAAAGTCTGCAACAGGGCTCTGGGACACACACCCCTGCCCCATAGTGGTCTGTAGCAAGACAAGCCTGCTGCagaagggcaaagggcaaagggcgAGCAGCCACTGCGGCTGCCATCGTGGACCCTTCACAGAGCACGTTAGACGATGATTTAACAGGTGAGTCAAGTGCAAAAGAGCTAATGAACAGCAAGTAactggaactcacagggatctaaGCACTGTGCTAGGCGCTGGGGCAACACTCAGGAAAAAGTAGTAGTAACCGCGGCCTCTGGAGGCAGGTGAGAAACACTTCACAGCCACTCAAATAGCAAGGATCTCAGCTACTCCTTGAGCcgcctttctggaaatcagttgttCTACAGTGCCCCATGCAATGGACTTGCAATAAACAAAAAGCCATCACAGGATTATCTGTGAATAACTCGGTGTTTTCCTCTCACCTTTCCCGTCTTCTTCAGGACTGCGTGGTACGGCTCTCAGTGTGTGGAAGTAACCACCTGCTTCTTTACACGTGTAGTGCAGCCGCATGCAGGAGAACTTTGGTTTGCCAAAAAGAGTAGGCTCGGGACCTAACACAAATGAGTGtgtttaaagttgtttttcaCATAACGTCTTCTCTCTTTACTTCCAATACACGTATCACTTAACTGTGAGTATAT
Encoded proteins:
- the Inpp5f gene encoding phosphatidylinositide phosphatase SAC2 isoform X3, giving the protein MPNAFSLTDAAHRDVDVLLLLSNSAYYVAYYDDEVDKVSQYQRRSLEDLEKIEIGPEPTLFGKPKFSCMRLHYTCKEAGGYFHTLRAVPRSPEEDGKDTLQCIAEMLQITKQAMGLHVPIIERKLERKSSKPHEDIIGIRSQNQGSLAQGKSFLMSKFSSLNQKVKQTKSNVNIGNLRKLGNFTKPEMKVNFLKPNLKVNLWKSDSSLETMENPGVMGNKVQGESDGDVSSDNDSYHSDELLTNSKSEEDKQLANSLESAGPTDYLLPSCGIIASAPRLGSRSQSASSTDVSIHAPSEATVGHGRELGKGLESPLKKSPSADNIHTLTGFAKPMDAYCQRFVQDAQNKMNALSEVRAVAQNSEEGNHKTNPVSNEETQSESVEQMPSRPSQLNVSCSGTGPQFLSVEPAHPAVSQKTPGSGSSLLDLEAGLCVTPSSESSSRAVSPFAKIRSSMVQVANITQAGLTHGINLAVAKVQKSPAEPEVVNEIQQNELKNMFTQCQTRIIQI